The DNA window TCGCCGGTGATCCAAGGCTTAAGCAGGTCGGATCTTTACGCGGGGACTGCTAATCCCCGCGACGGCGCCCACTCTGCTAAAGCGGCTTGCCGTCTGTTTTTTACGATACGCCAATCGCCCGCACGATTGCAAACGCCCTGCACGGGGCGTTTTTTGTTGGGGGCGCTGGTCATCTCGGCTCACCCCCCTGATTTCCTGCCTGTCGCGCGATGGGTGCATTGCTCCGTTCGGTCGGGTCGCTCTCTGGTTCCTCGCGCTTGGTTTGCGCAGCCAGTAAATTCAGCCATTGCTGAATCCTTTCCCGCTCCGCGTCCCATGCATCAAGGCTGGCGAACGCTTGGTGTAGCCGTTCCTCGCGCGCGGCCAGCCGCTTCAGTTCCCGTTGCTGTCGCGGGTCCGGCGTGTCGCCTGCTTCCTGAAGAATGGCAAAGCGGCGACGGCTGATTCCCCCCAACTCGAAAACAGCGGCCACGATATCGTTTTCGCTATGGAAATGTTTTCGTCGGTTCGGAAGCGGATCGGGCCAGCGGTCGCGGCGGTTTTCGGATCGGCGGGCCATTACGCGGCCTCCGGGTTGCCATTCGACAGCCAGTCAATGAAGCGCGGGCGAACGATGAACAGCATGGGCCGCTTGCTGGTCGGATTCGGACGCTTCTCGATGACAGCGCCGGATGCGATCAGGCCGTTTTGATGACGATAACGCATCCACCAAAGAAGACTCGATTTGGTTGCCAGCTTGTGGCGCTCGCATTCGCGGGCGAAGTCGGAGAATTGAGAGATGTCGCCCAGATCAGGACGGGGGGCGGGGTTTGGTGCGGTCATCTGTAGCGCCTCATGCGGTTGATGTGGCGCTTAGTTTGTTGGCGTGCGGCCTGTTCCGTAATGGGGGGTTTGCGGAAACCCTAGGGTTTTAAAAAAACCTTGGGGTTTTGCCGGGCGGTCGATAGTCCGGGTGATTTTGGATCAGATCGGTTCGCCCGGCACCCTCGCATTCTTCCTTGACGATGTTCTTGATAACTTCCCGGCTGGATCCGAACTGGCCTTCATTCTTGATTGCCGTTGTTATCTGAGCGTGATTCATCGTCCCGACCTGAATCAACGCCTTCGCTTGTGCCCGGATCTCCCTGTTCTCGGCACTGGTGATCTTGTGGCGCTGCTTGGCGAGGGCAGCGGCGGGCGGGTCGGGACGTTCCTCGCTTGTGGCAGGGCCGATGTCGCCCGCCCGGAATGCTTGTATTTGTATTCTGATTTGATACCGCTCAATCGCCCATCGCTCAAGCTCGCCTTTCAAAATCAGTGCGTCAGGCGGAATGGATGCGTCATAACTTAACGGAATGAGCGTGTCCGGGTCTCTCAAATCAATCTCGCCGTCCAGTGCAGCGCGGGCGATTTCATTAAACCAGCCAGAAGCGGCTGCCCCTATATTGCGCCTGGTCATGGCGCTGACAGCAAGCGCCATGACCGCGGGAACGACATACAGATAAAAGGCGTTTTCGCTTGGTCCGGCCGTCAGCAAATCAACTAATTCAGCGTCTTCAGGCGATGCGCTTAAATTGGCTTCCGCATTCTCGCCGGCCATTTTCGCCATTTCGCTGACCAGCATTTTCAGCGGGTCAAGCGCGCATGATGTAGACTCGAAATCAGCCATTGCCGACTCTCCTATTTAGATCGGTGACGGTCAAAGCCCCGCGACAGATTCGGGCCTGTCTCGGGGCTTGTTGTTGTCTGGGGTTAGCGGTTGCGGGTAATGCCGCTCAAGGCGGATTCCATCAAGGCGCGCGAATCTTCGGCGACGAGATGTACATATCTGGCGGTCAATCCAGGGCCGGAGCGGTGCCCGAGAATGGCGGCGATCTGGAAAGCGGATGCGCCCGCTTTGGCGAGGTAGGAACCGCAACTATGGCGTAGGTCATGGATGCGCAGGTTCTCGACGCCTGCAACTTCTTTGGCCTTGGACCACGCCCGTTCCAGGTTGGGCGGTCGGGTGGGCGTGGAGCCAGGGAACACGCGGGGATCGTCCAGCTTACGGACCTTGGCCCATTCGGTCAGTCGGTCGCGGGCCTCGCCGATCAGCGGGACGCGCCGATCATCGCCGTTCTTGGTGTTGCGCAGCAGGATTGACCCACCTTTTAGATCCACGTCGCGCCATTCGAGTTTGACAAGTTCGCCACGTCGCGCGCCCGTCGCCAGCGCCAGCCGAACAAAGATCCCCATCCCCGCATATGTTGACCGTTCGCAGGCGGCGACAAGACGCTCGCGCTCGCCATCCTCCAGCGACCGACCGAAGCGATTGCCAACCTCCTTACGCGCGCGGATGCCGGTCAGCGGGTTACTTTGCAGCCCGAACCATCCCCGGTCGATCCCGGCCTTGTAGCAGGCACTCAGTGCGCTTTTGTAGCGGTTGATCGTTGGGCCGGTGCGCGGCTGGCTGTCCGGGGCGATCGGGTTAGCGCCTCTGGCAACTGGCTCGATCTCCATTCCAGCCAAGGCATCGCGCGCGGTATCTGAGGAAAACTCTGACAGTAACAGCTTCCCATAGCGTTCCTTCCACCATGCTAGGCGCGATGGGAGATTGTGATCCTTGCCTTGGTGGATGGTCAGGTAGCGGTCGATCAGATCGGCGAGGGTATGACGGCGCAGTTCCCCGCCCAACAACTTTGACCACTTATCGAAGTCGGCTTCGACCGTCGCGGCGAAGGCGTCGGCTTCTTTCTTGGTGCGGAAGTATTCGGTGAACTCTTGACCCTTGCGACGGATCCGCACCTGCCAGGGCTTCGCGCGGCTTTCGAGTTTGCGGATTGACGCCATAACACACCCCTTATCGTGTCTTTCGTGGGGTGTAGTGTAGCGTTGTTTTTAAAGCAGTGGGCTCAAATTGGGCTCAAAAATGACTGTATCCGAGTTTGTTAGAAAGACATAGAAAGCCTAAGCCCTTGTTTTTTAAGGTGGTGCCCGGAGCCGGGGTCGAACCGGCACGGCCGAAGCCGAGGGATTTTAAGTCCCTTGCGTCTACCAATTTCGCCATCCGGGCCTAGCGCTTATTTGTACCATATCAGTCGTCGTCATTCATAGATGGTCCGCCACCGCCCCGTAGAATGGGACGGACGGGTTCAGGAAGGGCGCGAATATCCGGGGCCTTGGCGCGTGAAGCCGTGCGTGCTTCGATGGCCTCACCACGAACGGCTTCATGGACATCGCGAGCGGTTGCAGGGGCGCGCTTACGATCACGCGCGAGAACGTATCTCATAGCGTCGCGATATCGACCTCGTAGACTCCGCCAATCACCACATATTCATCTTCGCCCTTGAGCATCCCTGGCAGCAGGCGGTTATAGAAGAAGACCTTGGGCAGCGGTACCTCGGCTTCCAGGATGTAATCGCCAAACTCGTCCGCCCGCTCGCGGTGGCTGGTGAAGCTGTTGAGGTTGTTGAACAGCACGCGATGCAGTCCGTCGTCGCAGGTCTCCTGAATTTCGTGCTCGTCCATGCGGTTGATGCCGCGATAGAGCCGGAGATGGGCGCGGTCCGGGAATTCGCGCGCCAGTTCGTACTGACAATAGGTATAGAGCAGGTCGAGCTGCGACTCCAGCGCGTTGGTGGCGTAGAGACCGCGGGTGCCTTCGGTTAGATAACGCTGATAAGCCTCGCCGTCGCGATCAAGCAGCGAGCCCGCGTGATGCCGGGCGAGCAGGCCGAAACGGCTTTCGACCCAGCGTTTCAGCACCGCGCCCTCGCGTCCGTCCGAATCGAACGACCAGCCGCGCACCAGGCGCGGATAGTTGGCGTTCGCCCGCGCTTTACGCCCCCGCCCCGGCGTCAGTCCCGCCTCGTCCAACTCGTCGAGCAGGAAATTCACCGTCATGTAGTCCTGGAAACGCTGGGCACGTTCCGGGTGGCTCGGGAAGCCGGCCAGGGTGCGGAACAGGTCTGCGTGGAAATCCTGGATGCCGTCGATCTCCAGTGGCACCGGATGCTTCTGGTAGGTCAGGCTGCCTAGGATCACCGCCGGCAGGTTGCAGCGGTTGAAGGGCAGTCGGGCGCTGGGCGGAAGGGTCGGCAGTTTGAGGGTGTCGTTTGGTCGATTCAACGGTTGTCCGGTTTGTCTGTTGCGATCCATACAGCGCATGCGGCTTTGTCGGGGATGCCACCATCTCGAATTTCTCTCGAAATTCGAGATAATAAATTATAAAACAAGAATTTAGATCGCTTTGCCTGATTTGGCATCGGGTTTGCTTATAAGCTGTCGAGCATCGATTCGTTCAACGCTTGCGACAGCAGGCTCACAGGAGACTCTACCCATGGCAATGCGTCAGTGCGCCATCTACGGCAAAGGCGGTATCGGCAAATCCACCACCACCCAGAACCTCGTCGCGGGTCTGGCGGAACTTGGCAAGAAGGTCATGATCGTCGGTTGCGACCCCAAGGCCGACTCCACCCGTTTGATCCTGCACGCCAAGGCACAGAATACCATCATGGAGATGGCTGCCGAAGCCGGTTCGGTCGAAGACCTCGAACTGGAAGACGTACTCAAGGTCGGCTACCGCGATATCAAGTGCGTCGAGTCCGGCGGCCCCGAGCCGGGTGTCGGCTGTGCCGGTCGCGGCGTCATCACGGCAATCAACTTCCTCGAAGAGGAAGGCGCCTATGAGGACGACCTGGACTTCGTGTTCTATGACGTGCTCGGCGACGTGGTGTGCGGCGGGTTCGCCATGCCGATCCGCGAGAACAAGGCGCAGGAAATCTACATCGTCTGCTCCGGCGAGATGATGGCCATGTACGCCGCCAACAACATCTCCAAGGGCATCGTGAAGTACGCTAGCTCCGGCAGCGTGCGTCTCGCCGGCCTCATCTGCAACAGCCGCAACACCGCCCGCGAGGACGAGCTGATCATGGAGCTGGCCCGTCAGTTGGGCACCCAGATGATCCATTTCGTGCCGCGCGATAACGTGGTGCAGCGCGCCGAGATCCGCCGCATGACGGTCATCGAGTACGACCCCAAGGCCAAGCAGGCCCAGGAGTACCGCGACCTGGCCACCAAGATCATCAACAACAAGATGTTCGTCATCCCGACCCCGATCACCATGGAAGCGCTCGAAGACCTGCTGATGGATTTCGGCCTCATGGACGGCGAGGACGAAAGCATCATCGGCAAGACTGCGGCGGAAGAAGTCGCGGCGTAGGGTACGCATCGCGTACCTGAAACGGCGGACAAGACAACGAAAAGGTACGCGCTGCGTACCCTACATGCCGGGAGTCCGCGCATTGGCGGCACGGCAGGAGCAATCAGCATGACAGCAATGACTCGCGAAGAGACCCAGGCCCTCATCCAGGAGGTGCTTGAGGCGTATCCGGACAAGGCGAAAAAGGATCGCGCCAAGCATCTGGCCGTCAACGATCAGTCGATCGAGCAGTCCAAGAAGTGCATCACCTCCAACCGCAAATCGCTGCCCGGCGTCATGACCGTGCGCGGTTGCGCCTACGCCGGCTCCAAGGGCGTGGTCTGGGGGCCGATCAAGGACATGATCCATATTTCCCACGGTCCGGTCGGCTGCGGTCAGTATTCGCGCGCCGGTCGTCGTAACTATTACATCGGTCATACCGGTGTGAACACCTTCGGCACCATGAACTTCACCTCGGATTTCCAGGAGAAGGACATCGTGTTCGGCGGCGATAAGAAGCTCGCCAAGCTGATCGACGAGATCGAGGGGCTGTTCCCGCTCTCCAAGGGCATCACGGTCCAGTCCGAGTGTCCGATCGGTCTGATCGGCGACGACATCGAGGCGGTGTCCAAGAAGAAGGGTAAGGAGCTTGAGAAGCCGATCGTCCCGGTGCGTTGCGAGGGCTTCCGCGGCGTGTCTCAATCGTTGGGTCATCACATCGCCAACGACGCCATCCGCGACTGGGTCATCGGCAACCGCGACGGCGACGAGTCCTTCGCGACCACGCCCTATGACGTGGCCGTGATCGGCGACTACAACATCGGCGGCGATGCCTGGGCCTCGCGTATCCTGCTCGAAGAAATGGGTCTGCGCGTGGTGGCTCAGTGGTCCGGCGACGGCACCCTGGCCGAGATGGAGCTGACCCCCAAGGTCAAGCTGAATCTCATCCACTGCTATCGCTCGATGAACTACATCAGCCGCTTCATGGAAGAGAAGTACGGGATTCCGTGGATGGAGTACAACTTCTTCGGCCCGACCAAGATCGCCGAGTCGTTGCGCAAGATCGCCGCCTTCTTCGACGAGACCATCCAGGCCAACGCCGAGAAGGTCATCGCCAAGTACGAGGCCGAATACCAGGCGATCATCGCCAAGTACCGTCCGCGTCTGGAAGGCAAGCGTGTGATGTTGTACGTCGGCGGTCTGCGTCCGCGTCACGTCATCGGCGCCTACGAAGATCTCGGCATGGAGGTGGTCGGCACCGGCTACGAGTTCGCCCATAACGACGATTATGACCGCACCATCAAGGACATGGGTAACGCGACCCTGCTCTATGACGACGTGACCGGCTACGAGTTCGAGGAATTCGTCAAGAAGATCAAGCCCGACCTGATCGGTTCCGGCATCAAGGAAAAGTACATCTTCCAGAAGATGGGCGTGCCCTTCCGTCAGATGCATTCCTGGGATTATTCCGGTCCTTATCACGGCTATGACGGCTTCGCCATCTTCGCCCGCGACATGGACATGACGATCAATAACCCCTGCTGGAAAAGCATGCAGGCGCCCTGGCTGAAGTCCGCCGAGGGCGAGGCCGAGAAACTGGCCGCCAGCGCCTAATTGATCTAGCCGCCAGCTTCCAGCGGCCTGCCTCCAGCAAATCGATCTGGTGGCTGGACGTTGGCGGCTGGAAGCCCCGACGACCCCTTTTTCATGTCTGCGTCCGCCGATTAGCGGCGCGGCAGGAGCACACTCATGAGCCAGATTGCCGACAAGATCAAACCCTGTTACCCGCTGTTCGGCGATGCCGACTATGTCGAAAACCTCGGCAACAAGCGCAAGACCGTCGAGGAAGCCCATTCGATCGACAAGATCGAAGAGGTCTTCAAGTGGACCACCACCCAGGAATATCAGGAGCTGAACTTCAAGCGCGAAGCCCTGACCATCAACCCGGCCAAGGCCTGTCAGCCGCTTGGCGCCGTGCTCTGCGCGCTCGGTTTCGAGAAGACCCTACCCTACGTGCATGGCTCGCAAGGCTGCGTTGCCTATTTCCGCTCCTATTTCAACCGTCACTTCAAGGAGCCGATCGCCTGCGTGTCCGACTCCATGACCGAGGACGCGGCGGTGTTCGGCGGCCAGAAAAACATGTTCGACGGCCTGGAAAACGCCAAGGCGCTCTACCAGCCCGACATGATCGCGGTCAGCACCACCTGCATGGCCGAGGTCATCGGCGACGACCTCAACGCCTTCATCGGCAACTCGCGCAAGGAAGGGCATATTCCGGAGAATTTTCCAGTTCCCTTCGCCCATACCCCGAGCTTCGTCGGCAGCCACACCACCGGCTGGGACAACATGTTCGAGGGTATTCAGCGTCACCTCACGCTGAACTACATGGATGACAAGGTCGTCGGCAAGAACGGCAAGATCAACCTGGTGCCCGGCTTCGAGACCTATCTGGGCAACTACCGCGTCATGCACCGCATGATGAAGGAGATGGGCGTCGACTACAGCCTGCTGTGCGACCCGACCGAGGTGCTGGATACCCCGGCCGATGGCGAGTTCCGCATGTACGCGGGCGGCACCACGCTCGACGAGATGCGCGACGCGCCGAACGCCATCGATACCCTCTTGTTGCAGCCCTGGCAGTTACCGAAGGCCAAGAAATTCGCCCAGATCACCTGGAAGCACGAGGCCAGCCACATTGAGATCCCGATGGGTCTGGAGTGGACCGACGAGTTTCTGATGAAGGTCTCCGCGCTGAGCGGCAAGCCGATCCCGGAATCGCTGGCGAAGGAGCGCGGCCGTCTGGTCGACATGATGACTGACAGCCACACCTGGCTGCACGGCAAGAAGTTCGCGCTCTACGGCGATGCCGACTATGTGTTGGGCATGGTCAAGTTCCTGCTGGAACTGGGCGCCGAGCCGACGCATATCCTCTGCAACCAGGCCAACAAGCGCTGGAAGAAAGAGGTCGAAAAGGTGTTGGCTTCGTCGCCCTATGGCGCGAACGGCACGGTCTATATCGGCTACGATCTGTGGCACCTGCGTTCGCTGTGCTTCACCGACAAGCCGGACTTCCTGATCGGCAACAGCTACGGCAAGTTCATCCAGCGCGACACCCTGCACAAGGGCAAGGAATTCGAGGTACCGTTGATCCGCATCGGCTTCCCGATCTTCGACCGTCATCACCTGCATCGCATGACGACCCTGGGCTACGAGGGTGCCATGTACATCCTCACCACCCTGGTCAACGCGGTGCTGGAGCGTCTCGACGAAGAGACCCGCGACATGGGCGTGACCGATTACAACTATGACCTGGTAAGGTAATTTCCGTAGGGTACGCATCGCGTACCTTTCCCGGAACAGCCTCGCTGAAAAACGAACGACCGGGAAGGTACGCGATGCGTACCCTACAGGTCTGGGAGTTTTCGGGAGAGTCAAAAGGTATCTCGGATTCGCCGCGCGAATCCGAGCGACGAGGCAAGCGCAATGCCCAATGTGATGATTCGCAAGAACGACGCGGGAGATCTGCTCTTTTACGTCGCCAAGAAAGATATGGAAGAGACCATCGCCTCGGTGGAATTGGATACCGCCGAGACCTGGGGTGGCGACGTGGAACTGACCGATGGGTCGCGCTGGTATATTGACCCCATCAGCCCGCCGCCCGTGTTTCCGACCACCCTGCGCTTCAAGCGCGGTGACGAATGACCTCTGGAGAATTGCTATGTCGATGAAAATCGTCCGTGAAATCTGTACCGCCTGTGGCGACTGCGAGCCGGTCTGCCCGACCCAGTCCATCACGCCCTGGAAGGGCGTTTTCAAGATCGACGCCAACACCTGCAGCGAATGCGAGGGCGATGGCGAGCCCGGCACGCCGCAATGTCTCGAAGTCTGCATGGAAGACGACTGCATCGTCCCCGTCTAACCGCTTCGAGTCCCCGGAGCGCTGCCCCTGGGAGCGCCGGCTTGTAGCCGGCGCCAGGCTCGCTCAACCACGAGCCGTCCAACCGAAAGTCGGCCCCCAAACAAAGCCGATCAGGCAACCGCAATCGAGGAACCTCGCCATGTCCACCGGCCCTCTCTCCGACGACATCGCACTGCGAATCGCGCTGGCCGCCCGCACCCTGCCAGACACCGACCCGGCGCGCCTGATCCGGGTACTCAAGGACGCCGTCGGTTTGCCGCCGACCGCCGAGAGCCTTGCCGGACTCAAGGTCAAGGATCTGAAACAAGCCGCCGACGGCGAATTCGCCGACCTCGATCAAGCCGTCCTCAAAGCCGCCCTCGCTATTCTCAAGGGCGACAGCGGTCTCGATCTGACCCCGCCGCCAGCGACCGAACCCTATGCGGAGGGCGACATGCCCGACTCCATCCGGGTCGCCTGCGCATCCGATACCGGCGAGGAACTCGACGGACATTTCGGCGCCGCCCGCCGCTTCCTCGTCTATCAGGTCTCGACCACCGAGCATCGTCTGATCGACGTTCGCACCGTCGACGAGAGCAGCCCCAGCGACGACAAGAACGCCGCCCGCGCCGCCCTGATCGCCGACTGTCAGGTGCTCTATGTCGTCTCCATCGGTGGACCGGCGGCGGCCAAGGTCATCAAAAAAGACATCCATCCGATCAAGGACGACAAGGGCGGCAGCGCCCGCGAACGCATGCTCGCCCTGCAGACCATCCTGGCCGACAAGGCACCGCCCTGGCTGGCCAAGGCCATGGGCCATGCGCCAGAGGAACGGATCCGCTTCGACCGCGACGAGGTCGATGCCTGATGGAACCGAACCGCCTCCAGCAGATCGCCGCGATCGTCCGGCAAGCCGGTCTCAACGAGCAGACCCTCGCGGTCTTGCGCGAGACCTTCGGCGACACGCATTTCACCAGTTGCCTGGACGATGACGTGGGCAACGTCGAACCCGTGCATCGGGACACGGCTTTCAACGTCTATCTGGTGGACGGGCGCGAGCACTGCCTGAAACTCACCACCGATCTCCAGTCCGCGACCGGCGTTCTGCTCGCCCAGGTCGATGACGCGGACTGATTCCGCCCGGATGCGCGCGACCATGGACTCGCCGGCGGACGACGGCGCGCGAACCTCGGTCAACCACTGTCGCGGCTGCCCGCATCGCCGCGATCTGCTGACCGAGGGCCGCTGTGTCCCCGGCGATGTCTGCGTGCGCGCCATGAGCGGACGGCAGATCGAGCGCTTCTTTCGCGTCAACCCCGCGCTTGCCGACGATTACGCGGGCGACAGCTTCTGGGAGCGCCGCGCGATCGCCGCGCGCTATCTCTCGCAGAAAAAGCTCCTGCACCTGATTCATGACCCGGACGAAGTGGTACGCCGGGTGCTCGCCTATCGCCTGCCGATCGAGGCGCTGGATGCCCTGATCGGCGACCCGGATCGCGAGGTGCGGGTGACGGTGGCGGATCGTCTGCCGCCGGATCGGATCGAGCGACTCGCCGCCGACCCGGACTATCTGGTCCGTCAATATGTCGCCCGGCGGCTTGCGCCAGGGCGTCTGTTCCGTTTGATCCGCGACCCCGACCGTCAGGTGCGGGCGATGGTCGCCGAACGGCTGCCGCTCGAAAGCCTGGGACTGATGCGCGACGACCCCGAGCCGGAAATCCGGCTCACGGTCGCCAAACGGATCGGTTTCGCGGAGGCCGAACGCATGCGCACCGATCCCGATTGGCGGGTGCGCGCGCAGCTTGCCGAGCGTCTGCCGCAAGACATGCTTGGCCCGCTGCTCGAAGACCCCGATCCCGACGTGCGCGCGATCGCGCGGGAGCGGGGATGTCATTAATCATGTAAGCCGCGTTCTCGCCGATAGCCAGGTGTTGATACCGACCTGGCCATGACTTGAATTGGCGCGGTTTAAAAACCACGGAACGATAGCGTGAATACAGCGAGCTACCTGAATTCCGGATTGACAACCGAT is part of the Thiocystis violascens DSM 198 genome and encodes:
- the nifT gene encoding putative nitrogen fixation protein NifT, which translates into the protein MPNVMIRKNDAGDLLFYVAKKDMEETIASVELDTAETWGGDVELTDGSRWYIDPISPPPVFPTTLRFKRGDE
- a CDS encoding dinitrogenase iron-molybdenum cofactor biosynthesis protein, which translates into the protein MSTGPLSDDIALRIALAARTLPDTDPARLIRVLKDAVGLPPTAESLAGLKVKDLKQAADGEFADLDQAVLKAALAILKGDSGLDLTPPPATEPYAEGDMPDSIRVACASDTGEELDGHFGAARRFLVYQVSTTEHRLIDVRTVDESSPSDDKNAARAALIADCQVLYVVSIGGPAAAKVIKKDIHPIKDDKGGSARERMLALQTILADKAPPWLAKAMGHAPEERIRFDRDEVDA
- the nifD gene encoding nitrogenase molybdenum-iron protein alpha chain, encoding MTAMTREETQALIQEVLEAYPDKAKKDRAKHLAVNDQSIEQSKKCITSNRKSLPGVMTVRGCAYAGSKGVVWGPIKDMIHISHGPVGCGQYSRAGRRNYYIGHTGVNTFGTMNFTSDFQEKDIVFGGDKKLAKLIDEIEGLFPLSKGITVQSECPIGLIGDDIEAVSKKKGKELEKPIVPVRCEGFRGVSQSLGHHIANDAIRDWVIGNRDGDESFATTPYDVAVIGDYNIGGDAWASRILLEEMGLRVVAQWSGDGTLAEMELTPKVKLNLIHCYRSMNYISRFMEEKYGIPWMEYNFFGPTKIAESLRKIAAFFDETIQANAEKVIAKYEAEYQAIIAKYRPRLEGKRVMLYVGGLRPRHVIGAYEDLGMEVVGTGYEFAHNDDYDRTIKDMGNATLLYDDVTGYEFEEFVKKIKPDLIGSGIKEKYIFQKMGVPFRQMHSWDYSGPYHGYDGFAIFARDMDMTINNPCWKSMQAPWLKSAEGEAEKLAASA
- a CDS encoding 4Fe4S-binding leucine-rich repeat protein; the protein is MRATMDSPADDGARTSVNHCRGCPHRRDLLTEGRCVPGDVCVRAMSGRQIERFFRVNPALADDYAGDSFWERRAIAARYLSQKKLLHLIHDPDEVVRRVLAYRLPIEALDALIGDPDREVRVTVADRLPPDRIERLAADPDYLVRQYVARRLAPGRLFRLIRDPDRQVRAMVAERLPLESLGLMRDDPEPEIRLTVAKRIGFAEAERMRTDPDWRVRAQLAERLPQDMLGPLLEDPDPDVRAIARERGCH
- a CDS encoding 4Fe-4S binding protein, producing the protein MSMKIVREICTACGDCEPVCPTQSITPWKGVFKIDANTCSECEGDGEPGTPQCLEVCMEDDCIVPV
- a CDS encoding DUF6129 family protein, whose protein sequence is MEPNRLQQIAAIVRQAGLNEQTLAVLRETFGDTHFTSCLDDDVGNVEPVHRDTAFNVYLVDGREHCLKLTTDLQSATGVLLAQVDDAD
- a CDS encoding site-specific integrase; amino-acid sequence: MASIRKLESRAKPWQVRIRRKGQEFTEYFRTKKEADAFAATVEADFDKWSKLLGGELRRHTLADLIDRYLTIHQGKDHNLPSRLAWWKERYGKLLLSEFSSDTARDALAGMEIEPVARGANPIAPDSQPRTGPTINRYKSALSACYKAGIDRGWFGLQSNPLTGIRARKEVGNRFGRSLEDGERERLVAACERSTYAGMGIFVRLALATGARRGELVKLEWRDVDLKGGSILLRNTKNGDDRRVPLIGEARDRLTEWAKVRKLDDPRVFPGSTPTRPPNLERAWSKAKEVAGVENLRIHDLRHSCGSYLAKAGASAFQIAAILGHRSGPGLTARYVHLVAEDSRALMESALSGITRNR
- the nifH gene encoding nitrogenase iron protein, which codes for MAMRQCAIYGKGGIGKSTTTQNLVAGLAELGKKVMIVGCDPKADSTRLILHAKAQNTIMEMAAEAGSVEDLELEDVLKVGYRDIKCVESGGPEPGVGCAGRGVITAINFLEEEGAYEDDLDFVFYDVLGDVVCGGFAMPIRENKAQEIYIVCSGEMMAMYAANNISKGIVKYASSGSVRLAGLICNSRNTAREDELIMELARQLGTQMIHFVPRDNVVQRAEIRRMTVIEYDPKAKQAQEYRDLATKIINNKMFVIPTPITMEALEDLLMDFGLMDGEDESIIGKTAAEEVAA
- the nifK gene encoding nitrogenase molybdenum-iron protein subunit beta; the encoded protein is MSQIADKIKPCYPLFGDADYVENLGNKRKTVEEAHSIDKIEEVFKWTTTQEYQELNFKREALTINPAKACQPLGAVLCALGFEKTLPYVHGSQGCVAYFRSYFNRHFKEPIACVSDSMTEDAAVFGGQKNMFDGLENAKALYQPDMIAVSTTCMAEVIGDDLNAFIGNSRKEGHIPENFPVPFAHTPSFVGSHTTGWDNMFEGIQRHLTLNYMDDKVVGKNGKINLVPGFETYLGNYRVMHRMMKEMGVDYSLLCDPTEVLDTPADGEFRMYAGGTTLDEMRDAPNAIDTLLLQPWQLPKAKKFAQITWKHEASHIEIPMGLEWTDEFLMKVSALSGKPIPESLAKERGRLVDMMTDSHTWLHGKKFALYGDADYVLGMVKFLLELGAEPTHILCNQANKRWKKEVEKVLASSPYGANGTVYIGYDLWHLRSLCFTDKPDFLIGNSYGKFIQRDTLHKGKEFEVPLIRIGFPIFDRHHLHRMTTLGYEGAMYILTTLVNAVLERLDEETRDMGVTDYNYDLVR
- a CDS encoding NAD(+)--dinitrogen-reductase ADP-D-ribosyltransferase; translated protein: MDRNRQTGQPLNRPNDTLKLPTLPPSARLPFNRCNLPAVILGSLTYQKHPVPLEIDGIQDFHADLFRTLAGFPSHPERAQRFQDYMTVNFLLDELDEAGLTPGRGRKARANANYPRLVRGWSFDSDGREGAVLKRWVESRFGLLARHHAGSLLDRDGEAYQRYLTEGTRGLYATNALESQLDLLYTYCQYELAREFPDRAHLRLYRGINRMDEHEIQETCDDGLHRVLFNNLNSFTSHRERADEFGDYILEAEVPLPKVFFYNRLLPGMLKGEDEYVVIGGVYEVDIATL